In Yersinia enterocolitica subsp. enterocolitica, one DNA window encodes the following:
- the phnC gene encoding phosphonate ABC transporter ATP-binding protein, whose translation MGQALRKFTVADYPAAVPESRKKVLAVKGLVKVYKSQHRVLDDINFELHAGEFVAIIGRSGAGKSTLLHVLNGTIPSSAGEIINYHDNGETQNIAALTTKQMRKWRAKCGMIFQDFCLVPRLDVMTNVLLGRLSYTSTLKSFFKIFADQDRARAIELLQWLNMLPHALQRAENLSGGQMQRVAICRAMMQNPKILLADEPVASLDPKNTTRIMNTLQKISEDDIAVVVNLHSVDLVKEYCTRVIGIAHGRIIFDGHPSMLNDTIIQDIYSDESTELLH comes from the coding sequence ATGGGCCAGGCGTTACGTAAATTCACTGTGGCTGATTATCCAGCTGCGGTGCCAGAATCACGTAAAAAGGTACTTGCTGTTAAAGGTTTAGTTAAGGTGTATAAGTCACAGCATCGAGTTCTGGATGATATTAATTTTGAGCTTCACGCGGGTGAGTTTGTCGCAATAATTGGCCGTTCTGGTGCCGGTAAATCGACATTATTGCATGTTTTAAATGGTACTATTCCCAGTAGTGCTGGTGAAATTATTAATTACCATGACAATGGTGAGACCCAGAATATCGCTGCTCTGACAACCAAGCAGATGAGAAAGTGGCGAGCCAAATGTGGCATGATTTTTCAAGATTTCTGTTTGGTTCCGCGCCTCGATGTTATGACAAATGTTTTATTAGGCCGCCTCAGTTATACCTCCACACTAAAATCATTTTTTAAAATTTTTGCAGACCAGGATCGCGCCAGGGCAATCGAATTGTTGCAATGGCTTAATATGCTGCCACATGCCTTGCAACGTGCAGAAAACCTCTCGGGTGGGCAAATGCAGCGAGTGGCTATTTGTCGTGCCATGATGCAAAACCCCAAAATATTATTGGCTGATGAGCCCGTTGCTTCTTTGGACCCCAAAAACACCACGCGTATTATGAATACATTGCAGAAAATAAGTGAAGACGATATTGCAGTCGTCGTTAACTTACACTCTGTCGATTTAGTAAAAGAGTATTGTACAAGAGTCATTGGTATTGCTCATGGACGAATCATTTTTGACGGACATCCCTCTATGCTGAATGACACTATTATTCAGGATATATATAGCGATGAATCAACGGAGCTTTTGCATTAA